AGAACCACCATATATCAGGCTTGTATGTAGTTTTCTTTAGCAATTTTATTCCAAAGATGGAAATAATAATCACATCATTCCCATTTAGGATAACCTATGGGTAACATACGCCACTGACAACCACTTTTTAAAAAGGGCCCTTTCAACCTTGAAGTGCACAAAAAAGAACATATAAATACTTGAAAAAACATCTATTGTGCACCCGAGCATAGCATGTTTGTAGATAATCTCGTAAACACTTCTAGTGGAGTTTCGAAGTTGAGAGCCTTTCTAGGTCTGTTATTTAGTAAAGTTTCCACCCTTTCTATATCCTTGGAAGTCGTATCTAAAAAGCTTTGTGTTTTAGGAAAATATTGCCTAACTAGTCCGTTTGTATGCTCATTTAAGCCTCTTTCCCAAGAATGGTAGGGCGTTGCAAAGTAGAAGTCTGTCTCTAGCTCGAAACTAACCATTTGGTGATAGGCAAATTCTTTTCCGTTGTCTGCTGTTAATGTGTGTACAAAATCTTTGATAGGTTTAAGTTGTTCAATTAACGCTTGACTTACTTCCTCTGCAGTTTTATGAGAAACTTTGGCGAGCTTAGTTAGCTTGGAAGTTCTTTCTACCATTGATACAATTACGCCTTTATGTCCTGCCCCTATGACTGTATCTAGTTCCCAGTCTCCTAAACGAGTCTTTTTTTCTACAATACAAGGCCGTTGCTTAATATCTATACGACCAGGCATGTTCCCTCTTCCAGAAGCTCCCTTTCTCTGCTTGTTATATTTTTTCCCTCGATGACGGAGCTCTCTATAAAGCTGTCCTCCCTGTCGTTTATCTTTCCAGATATGATTATAGATGGTCTCATGACTAACATGTTCTTTACCATGTCTTTTAAGCCATCCGGATATTTGTATAGGGCTCCATTGCAACTTGATTTTTTCTTCAATACGGGTAACTATTTGAGGAGTCATTTTTTTATTGGGCTGAGAATTTTTTCTAAGAAATGCTTTTTCTTGAGCTTGCTGATGACGGTATCCTCGTTGCCCTTTATTTCTCTTAAGTTCCCTACTAATAGTGCTATGATGAACTTTTAGAATGTTTGCTATTGAGCTAGATGTATCTCCTCTAGCTTTTAAAATATAAATCTGACATCTTTGG
This is a stretch of genomic DNA from Candidatus Rhabdochlamydia oedothoracis. It encodes these proteins:
- a CDS encoding IS30 family transposase; protein product: MIFNNQTQGETLPKGYHHLTYDQRCQIYILKARGDTSSSIANILKVHHSTISRELKRNKGQRGYRHQQAQEKAFLRKNSQPNKKMTPQIVTRIEEKIKLQWSPIQISGWLKRHGKEHVSHETIYNHIWKDKRQGGQLYRELRHRGKKYNKQRKGASGRGNMPGRIDIKQRPCIVEKKTRLGDWELDTVIGAGHKGVIVSMVERTSKLTKLAKVSHKTAEEVSQALIEQLKPIKDFVHTLTADNGKEFAYHQMVSFELETDFYFATPYHSWERGLNEHTNGLVRQYFPKTQSFLDTTSKDIERVETLLNNRPRKALNFETPLEVFTRLSTNMLCSGAQ